A section of the Serratia liquefaciens ATCC 27592 genome encodes:
- the mtnA gene encoding S-methyl-5-thioribose-1-phosphate isomerase — MQALNTTSLTLRDNRLWILDQQALPQEKQWRTCDSVEELVDHIHTLRVRGAPLIGLSASLLLALLAERGLPREQLEQALITLRASRPTAVNLMNNLDRMKLALAQPHWVAAMVEEALRLVEEDRKLCDRIADHGAELVKPGSRLLTHCNTGGLATAGVGTAIGVLLRAHQQGKVQQVWVDETRPLLQGGRLTAWELGELGIPYRLICDSMAASLMAQGQVDAVWVGADRIAANGDVANKIGTYSLAVLAHYHNIPFYVAAPHTTHDPHCPNGAAIPIEQRAAAEVTGVSGSFGSCQWAPTDAQVYNPAFDVTPAKLISGWVFDSGVITPQQVNDGIFQRALG; from the coding sequence ATGCAAGCGCTTAACACCACCAGTTTGACCCTGCGTGACAACCGACTTTGGATCCTCGATCAGCAGGCTTTGCCGCAGGAAAAACAGTGGCGAACCTGCGACAGCGTAGAGGAACTGGTTGATCATATTCATACCTTGCGGGTGCGGGGCGCACCGCTGATCGGCCTGTCCGCCAGCCTGCTGTTGGCCCTGTTGGCAGAACGTGGGCTGCCGCGTGAACAGCTTGAGCAGGCACTGATCACTCTGCGTGCTTCAAGGCCGACGGCGGTCAATCTGATGAACAATCTGGACCGCATGAAGCTGGCGCTGGCGCAACCGCACTGGGTGGCGGCGATGGTGGAAGAAGCCTTGCGGCTAGTGGAAGAAGACCGCAAATTGTGCGATCGCATTGCCGACCACGGAGCCGAACTGGTCAAACCCGGCAGTCGCCTGCTGACCCATTGCAATACCGGTGGCTTGGCGACCGCTGGCGTCGGTACTGCCATTGGCGTGCTACTACGCGCCCATCAGCAGGGCAAAGTGCAGCAGGTGTGGGTGGATGAAACCCGGCCGCTGCTGCAGGGTGGCCGCTTGACCGCCTGGGAGCTGGGCGAGTTGGGTATTCCTTATCGGTTGATTTGCGACTCCATGGCTGCCAGTCTGATGGCGCAGGGCCAGGTCGACGCCGTATGGGTGGGTGCCGATCGCATCGCTGCCAACGGTGACGTTGCCAATAAAATAGGCACCTACAGCCTGGCAGTCCTGGCGCATTACCACAACATCCCCTTCTACGTTGCCGCCCCGCATACAACGCACGACCCCCACTGTCCGAACGGCGCCGCCATCCCTATCGAGCAGCGCGCCGCAGCTGAGGTGACCGGTGTGTCGGGCAGTTTTGGCTCATGCCAATGGGCGCCAACCGATGCGCAGGTTTACAACCCGGCATTTGACGTCACGCCGGCGAAGCTTATCAGCGGTTGGGTGTTTGACAGCGGCGTGATTACGCCACAGCAGGTCAATGATGGGATCTTCCAGCGGGCGTTAGGCTAA
- the mtnC gene encoding acireductone synthase: protein MIRAIVTDIEGTTSDIRFVHQVLFPYARERLAPFIRQHQAEAEVAAPLAALRHEIDQPQADIEQLIAALYRFMDEDRKSTALKALQGIIWRSGYHNGDFRGHLYPEVAGQLSAWQQQGLKLYVYSSGSVEAQKLLFGNSDAGDLQPLFSGYFDTHVGAKRETASYRNIANEIGIAADELLFLSDIHQELDAARAAGWHTCQLIRDDADAQSRHPQVNRFDHIDLGEFAS from the coding sequence ATGATCCGCGCCATCGTCACTGACATTGAAGGTACCACCAGCGATATCCGCTTTGTTCATCAGGTGCTGTTTCCCTATGCGCGTGAACGTTTGGCACCGTTTATCCGTCAGCACCAGGCAGAGGCTGAGGTGGCTGCGCCGCTGGCTGCCCTGCGACATGAGATTGACCAACCGCAGGCGGATATTGAGCAACTTATTGCCGCGCTCTACCGTTTTATGGACGAAGATCGCAAATCCACCGCGCTGAAGGCACTGCAAGGTATCATCTGGCGCAGTGGCTACCACAACGGTGATTTCCGCGGGCATTTATACCCTGAAGTGGCCGGGCAGCTGAGCGCCTGGCAGCAGCAGGGGCTGAAGCTATACGTTTACTCTTCCGGCTCGGTGGAAGCGCAGAAACTGCTGTTCGGTAACAGTGATGCCGGCGATCTGCAGCCATTGTTCAGCGGGTATTTCGATACCCACGTCGGGGCCAAGCGTGAAACCGCCTCGTACCGCAATATTGCCAATGAAATCGGTATCGCCGCCGACGAGCTGCTGTTCCTTTCCGATATTCATCAAGAGCTGGATGCCGCGCGAGCCGCCGGTTGGCACACCTGTCAGCTGATCCGCGACGACGCCGATGCGCAGAGCCGGCACCCGCAGGTTAACCGTTTTGATCACATCGATTTAGGGGAGTTTGCCTCATGA
- a CDS encoding Hok/Gef family protein, with the protein MQQERVVLRLMIICITLIALMWITRGSLCELRIKLGDTEVAAILAYEPER; encoded by the coding sequence ATGCAGCAGGAACGGGTCGTTCTTAGGCTGATGATTATCTGCATAACGCTTATCGCGCTGATGTGGATCACTCGCGGTTCACTGTGTGAATTGCGCATCAAACTGGGGGACACGGAGGTTGCAGCCATTTTGGCTTACGAACCCGAACGGTAA
- a CDS encoding 1,2-dihydroxy-3-keto-5-methylthiopentene dioxygenase, with product MSGLTIFSDKEPQQPLWQSRDAEAIQLQLAQIGVRFERWQADRDLGDNPEPAAVIAAYQHEIDRLVAEKGYQSWDVISMRPDNAQREVLREKFLSEHTHGEDEVRFFVEGAGLFCLHLNGKIYQILCEKNDLISVPADTRHWFDMGSAPNFTAIRVFDNPEGWVAHFTGDKIADAYPRLN from the coding sequence ATGAGTGGATTGACGATTTTCAGCGATAAAGAGCCGCAGCAGCCGCTGTGGCAGAGCCGCGATGCCGAAGCTATTCAGCTGCAACTGGCACAAATCGGCGTGCGTTTTGAACGCTGGCAGGCCGATCGTGACCTGGGTGACAACCCGGAACCGGCGGCGGTGATTGCCGCTTACCAGCATGAAATTGATCGTCTGGTGGCGGAAAAAGGCTACCAGAGTTGGGATGTGATCAGCATGCGTCCGGACAACGCCCAGCGCGAAGTGCTGCGCGAGAAGTTTCTTTCCGAACACACCCATGGTGAAGACGAAGTGCGGTTTTTTGTCGAAGGCGCGGGGTTGTTCTGTCTGCATCTGAACGGCAAGATCTACCAGATCCTGTGCGAGAAGAACGATCTGATTTCCGTGCCGGCAGACACTCGCCATTGGTTTGACATGGGATCGGCACCGAATTTCACGGCGATCCGCGTGTTCGATAACCCGGAAGGCTGGGTGGCACATTTCACCGGCGATAAAATCGCCGATGCTTATCCGCGTCTCAACTGA
- the mtnK gene encoding S-methyl-5-thioribose kinase has product MSHYRTFTAADAVEYARQYGQLADPQALVSADEIGDGNLNLVFKIRDRDGVSRVIVKQALPYVRCVGESWPLTLDRARIEAETLLIHGGFCPRHTVKVLHHDPELAVMVQEDLSDHHIWRSELLKGHYYPLAAGQLAEYLAQTLFHTSDFYQTAQAKKAEVSRFTNPELCQITEDLFFTDPYIDHERNQFDPVLLPQVLELRSDSALKLAVAGLKHRFLSKAEALLHGDIHSGSIFVAEGKLKAIDAEFGFYGPIGFDVGSALGNLLLNYCGLPGLLGPRDAAAGREQRLQDVRELWLIFADRFLALCHQYTREPALAVPGYAEQFLQQVWTDAVGYCGSELIRRTIGLAHVADLDSISDAEMRAECQRHALSLGRALIVNASQIEHIDALLARIRQNG; this is encoded by the coding sequence ATGTCGCATTATCGTACGTTTACTGCTGCCGATGCCGTTGAGTATGCTCGCCAATACGGACAGTTAGCCGATCCGCAGGCGCTGGTGAGCGCTGACGAGATTGGTGACGGCAATCTGAACCTGGTGTTCAAGATCCGCGATCGCGACGGTGTGAGCAGGGTGATCGTTAAACAGGCGCTGCCGTATGTACGCTGCGTGGGCGAATCCTGGCCACTGACCCTGGATCGGGCACGGATCGAAGCGGAAACTCTGTTGATCCACGGCGGTTTTTGCCCAAGACATACGGTAAAAGTGTTGCATCATGATCCAGAGCTGGCGGTGATGGTGCAGGAAGATCTTTCCGACCACCATATCTGGCGCAGTGAATTGCTCAAGGGCCACTATTACCCGCTGGCGGCCGGGCAATTGGCGGAATATTTGGCGCAGACCCTGTTCCATACCTCCGATTTTTATCAGACGGCACAGGCAAAAAAGGCCGAAGTTAGTCGCTTCACCAACCCTGAACTGTGCCAGATCACCGAAGATCTTTTCTTTACCGATCCCTATATCGATCATGAGCGTAATCAGTTTGACCCGGTGCTGCTGCCCCAGGTGCTAGAGCTGCGTAGCGATTCCGCGTTGAAACTGGCGGTGGCTGGACTGAAACATCGCTTTCTGAGCAAGGCGGAAGCGTTGCTGCACGGCGATATCCACAGCGGCTCAATTTTTGTTGCGGAAGGCAAGTTGAAGGCGATAGACGCCGAGTTTGGTTTCTATGGGCCGATCGGGTTTGACGTCGGCAGCGCCTTGGGCAATCTGTTGTTGAACTACTGCGGTCTGCCGGGGTTGTTAGGGCCGCGTGACGCCGCCGCCGGGCGAGAACAACGCCTGCAGGATGTGCGTGAACTCTGGCTGATTTTTGCCGATCGCTTCCTGGCGCTGTGCCACCAATACACTCGTGAGCCGGCGCTGGCGGTGCCAGGTTACGCCGAGCAGTTCCTGCAGCAGGTGTGGACGGATGCGGTAGGTTATTGTGGCAGCGAACTGATTCGCCGCACTATCGGTCTGGCACACGTGGCCGATCTGGACAGTATTAGCGATGCCGAGATGCGTGCAGAATGCCAGCGCCACGCATTGAGCCTTGGCCGAGCGCTGATCGTTAATGCGTCGCAGATCGAACATATCGATGCACTGCTGGCGCGCATTCGCCAAAACGGCTAG